From one Gracilibacillus salinarum genomic stretch:
- a CDS encoding four-helix bundle copper-binding protein, with amino-acid sequence MAHEQHQQLLQTLHECMTECNHCYDACLKEDDIKMMAECIRLDRECADICAYLEQAISRGTPFVSELASVCATICEACGDECKKHSHDHCQKCADACYRCAEACRSIA; translated from the coding sequence ATGGCACATGAACAGCATCAACAACTATTACAAACTTTACATGAATGTATGACAGAGTGTAATCACTGTTATGATGCATGCCTAAAAGAGGACGATATTAAAATGATGGCCGAGTGCATTCGATTAGATAGAGAATGTGCTGATATTTGTGCTTATTTAGAACAAGCAATCTCAAGAGGTACACCCTTTGTTTCTGAATTAGCTTCTGTATGTGCTACTATTTGCGAGGCTTGTGGGGATGAATGTAAAAAACATAGTCATGATCACTGTCAAAAATGTGCGGATGCTTGCTATAGATGTGCAGAGGCTTGCAGAAGTATCGCTTAA
- a CDS encoding SHOCT domain-containing protein — protein MMNGMNGSVGFMGGGFIFTLFMIIVIVLIVMVSIWMFKTNNKQNYKKGNDNESLNILKQRLAKGEISEDEYDRLKNKLDR, from the coding sequence ATGATGAACGGAATGAACGGAAGTGTTGGTTTTATGGGAGGAGGATTTATTTTCACCTTATTCATGATTATCGTCATTGTCTTAATAGTGATGGTATCCATATGGATGTTTAAAACGAATAATAAACAGAATTATAAGAAAGGGAATGATAATGAATCTTTAAATATACTGAAACAACGTTTGGCCAAAGGAGAAATTTCAGAAGATGAATATGATCGTCTTAAAAACAAACTAGATAGATAA
- a CDS encoding ZIP family metal transporter: protein MIDFFLGLDPVIQAIIATLFTWGMTALGAALVFTTKSFNQKLLDGMLGFAGGVMIAASFWSLLAPALEMAEGGSVPAWIPAAVGFMLGGIFLWGIDKLLPHLHPNTHIDQAEGIKPKKRKRSTLLVLAITLHNIPEGLAVGVAFGAVATGSPSASIAGAIALAIGIGIQNLPEGVAVSMPLLRDGMPRKKSFLYGQFSGMVEPISAIIGVLAVSFVEPLLPYALSFAAGAMIFVVAEEVIPGSQEEGNKDLASISLMIGFTVMMILDVALG, encoded by the coding sequence ATGATTGATTTCTTTCTAGGGCTTGATCCTGTAATTCAAGCAATAATTGCAACATTATTCACTTGGGGAATGACTGCACTTGGAGCAGCATTAGTATTTACAACTAAATCGTTTAATCAGAAGTTATTAGACGGTATGCTTGGCTTTGCAGGTGGTGTAATGATTGCGGCTAGCTTTTGGTCTCTTTTAGCTCCTGCTTTAGAAATGGCTGAAGGTGGCAGCGTACCTGCTTGGATTCCAGCAGCAGTTGGCTTTATGTTAGGAGGTATTTTCCTATGGGGGATTGATAAATTACTCCCACATCTTCACCCGAACACTCATATAGATCAAGCTGAGGGAATTAAACCTAAAAAAAGAAAAAGAAGCACATTACTAGTACTTGCCATAACGCTTCATAACATCCCAGAAGGTTTAGCAGTAGGGGTTGCTTTTGGAGCAGTGGCCACTGGCTCCCCTTCTGCATCCATAGCTGGAGCTATTGCCTTAGCAATTGGAATTGGTATTCAAAACTTACCAGAAGGAGTAGCTGTTTCCATGCCGCTGTTAAGAGATGGAATGCCTCGTAAAAAAAGTTTTCTATATGGTCAGTTTTCCGGTATGGTTGAACCTATTTCAGCAATTATTGGGGTACTTGCAGTTTCCTTTGTTGAACCACTTTTACCATACGCTCTTAGCTTTGCAGCTGGAGCAATGATATTTGTTGTAGCCGAAGAGGTAATCCCGGGGTCCCAAGAGGAAGGGAATAAGGATCTTGCCTCCATAAGTTTAATGATTGGTTTTACAGTAATGATGATTTTAGATGTAGCCCTGGGATAA
- a CDS encoding CueP family metal-binding protein, which produces MKKGILAVIGLLLILIVVACDDSTSNENEIKDIKETVHDYSVGNFDDVSASITSEELIVTDSNNKETTYGLPSDEFFVSIAPFIKTTHPCTNHSLTGCQGELVEKEFDVYIQDEDGNVVVDETMTSLANGFIDLWIPRENTYQVKIEYDGKIAESEISTFEGDNTCITTMQLT; this is translated from the coding sequence ATGAAAAAAGGCATACTTGCAGTGATTGGATTATTGCTCATCTTAATAGTGGTGGCTTGTGATGATAGTACTTCGAATGAAAATGAAATAAAAGATATAAAAGAAACGGTGCATGATTATAGTGTTGGAAATTTTGATGATGTATCTGCTTCCATTACTTCAGAAGAACTTATTGTAACTGATAGTAATAATAAAGAAACTACCTATGGTCTTCCATCGGATGAATTCTTTGTTTCGATTGCACCGTTTATTAAAACAACGCACCCTTGTACTAATCATAGTCTAACTGGTTGCCAAGGGGAATTGGTGGAGAAAGAATTCGATGTATATATCCAAGATGAGGATGGTAATGTGGTAGTTGACGAAACGATGACATCACTCGCAAATGGATTCATTGATTTATGGATACCTCGTGAAAATACATATCAAGTTAAAATAGAATATGATGGAAAAATAGCGGAATCAGAAATATCTACTTTTGAAGGAGACAATACTTGTATAACAACAATGCAGTTAACTTAG
- a CDS encoding multicopper oxidase family protein codes for MKRKILLIGLISLLTALVLSACSGNVDSTSEENSDMEQQSGENMDMNEEESSMEEGMDHSTMNDDMEGHMDHDEVVSLNDSTGENELKIPSVLESDNEEELVYTVRAQKGETEIFDGTKTKTYGYNGSFLGPVLRFEKGDTVKIRTINELDEETTFHWHGLEVSGEEDGGPHSVIEPGEEKLIEFEVTQEASTLWFHPHPDGKTSEQVYNGLAGLIYIEDDNSRNLGLPDEYGKNDIPLIFQDKTFDDEKQLNYSAAMNEDGTIGDTSLINGTLNPKLTVNKEKVRLRLLNGSNARNYTFKLNTGDSFVQVATDGGFLNEPVTLNEITLTPSERAEIVIDFSQLNTEDELALINEEDGSTLLPFEVSDQSGEDSSIPEEMNDFSITEEERNLPVTKEVELFGMMDQVTINGKKFDPDRIDFTQEQGVTEVWEIYNKPDDMGGMIHPFHIHGAQFKILSRNGEEPPENERGWKDTISVEPDETVKIAIQFKNKGVYMFHCHILEHEDNGMMGQVKVE; via the coding sequence ATGAAAAGAAAAATATTATTAATAGGTTTAATTTCTTTATTGACAGCACTTGTCTTATCTGCTTGTTCAGGGAATGTTGATTCAACATCTGAAGAGAACTCGGATATGGAACAACAGTCAGGTGAAAATATGGACATGAATGAAGAAGAGTCTTCCATGGAAGAAGGAATGGATCATTCAACTATGAATGATGACATGGAGGGTCATATGGATCATGATGAAGTGGTAAGTTTAAACGACTCAACTGGAGAAAATGAATTGAAAATCCCTTCCGTGCTTGAAAGCGATAATGAAGAAGAACTTGTATATACTGTTCGAGCACAAAAAGGAGAGACGGAAATATTTGATGGTACTAAAACGAAAACGTATGGATACAATGGGTCTTTTTTAGGACCGGTGCTTCGATTTGAAAAAGGTGATACGGTGAAAATAAGAACGATAAATGAGCTAGATGAGGAAACCACTTTTCATTGGCACGGGCTGGAAGTTTCAGGAGAAGAAGATGGTGGCCCACATAGTGTTATAGAACCTGGAGAAGAAAAGTTAATCGAATTTGAAGTGACACAAGAGGCATCAACACTATGGTTCCATCCTCATCCAGATGGAAAAACGTCTGAACAGGTATACAATGGACTTGCAGGATTGATTTATATCGAAGATGACAATTCAAGGAATCTCGGATTGCCAGATGAGTATGGAAAGAATGATATTCCCTTGATTTTTCAAGATAAAACATTTGATGATGAGAAACAATTGAATTACAGTGCTGCAATGAATGAGGATGGCACAATCGGTGATACGTCATTGATTAATGGGACGTTAAATCCGAAATTGACAGTAAATAAAGAAAAGGTTCGTCTTCGTCTATTAAATGGTTCTAATGCGAGGAATTACACATTTAAATTGAATACAGGAGATTCCTTTGTGCAAGTTGCGACGGATGGAGGTTTCTTGAATGAACCGGTGACACTAAATGAAATTACACTGACCCCATCTGAACGGGCTGAAATAGTTATTGATTTTTCACAGCTTAACACAGAAGATGAGTTGGCGTTAATAAATGAGGAGGATGGATCTACCCTTTTACCATTTGAAGTTTCTGATCAAAGTGGAGAGGATAGTAGCATTCCTGAAGAGATGAATGATTTTTCAATAACAGAAGAAGAGAGGAACTTGCCAGTTACAAAGGAAGTGGAACTCTTTGGGATGATGGACCAGGTAACGATAAATGGAAAGAAATTTGATCCAGATAGAATTGATTTCACACAAGAACAAGGAGTCACTGAAGTATGGGAAATATACAATAAGCCGGATGATATGGGGGGGATGATTCATCCATTCCACATTCACGGAGCCCAATTTAAAATACTTTCTAGAAATGGAGAAGAACCACCAGAAAATGAACGGGGATGGAAAGATACTATTTCTGTAGAACCAGATGAAACAGTCAAAATAGCTATACAATTTAAGAATAAGGGCGTGTATATGTTCCATTGCCATATTCTTGAACATGAAGACAACGGCATGATGGGACAGGTAAAAGTGGAATAA
- the resA gene encoding thiol-disulfide oxidoreductase ResA: MSLDEAKKKKKNKKRNRLIFRISILTVLVAAVAFALVSNLQADNSIYQVGDQAPDFQLQQVNANNELESVQLSDLRGKGVMLNFWGTWCEPCKDEMPYMQDLYPEYKDKGIEIVAVSLDATEIVINRFIDNYDLTFPVPHDTTGEVMDLYKVGPLPTTFFISPEGEITEVIEGGLTLDSIEGYLQEVLPEA; the protein is encoded by the coding sequence GTGAGCTTGGATGAAGCAAAAAAGAAAAAAAAGAACAAAAAAAGGAATCGTCTCATTTTTAGAATATCTATTCTTACCGTACTAGTGGCCGCGGTAGCCTTTGCCTTAGTATCAAATCTTCAGGCAGACAATTCGATATACCAGGTCGGAGATCAGGCACCTGACTTTCAACTTCAGCAGGTTAATGCAAATAATGAATTAGAATCGGTACAATTGAGTGATTTAAGAGGAAAAGGTGTTATGCTGAATTTCTGGGGCACATGGTGCGAACCATGTAAAGATGAAATGCCTTATATGCAAGATCTTTATCCTGAATATAAAGATAAAGGAATAGAGATAGTTGCAGTTAGTTTAGATGCAACGGAAATAGTTATTAACCGTTTTATTGACAACTATGACCTTACTTTTCCAGTTCCTCACGATACGACAGGAGAAGTAATGGATTTGTATAAGGTGGGGCCGCTGCCAACCACTTTTTTCATTAGCCCAGAAGGAGAAATCACCGAAGTAATTGAAGGCGGCTTAACATTAGATAGTATTGAGGGATACTTACAGGAGGTTCTGCCAGAAGCATAA
- a CDS encoding multicopper oxidase family protein — protein sequence MRQLIGSIIIVLLLLLLYGGYQWYQGANFSDTKPDLQNGEVNIEELYDSNFEDRNVTEYNLKAEQVSWAINSDTTIEAWTYNGTVPGEPLRVKEGDVLKVNLQNDLDVPVTIHWHGLILPNVMDGVPDLTQEAVQPGETFTYEFIANHPGTYWYHSHQDSALQVDKGLYGSLVIEEKKSERNNENEEILILDEWSTDGERESVTNMPGMMMGSMSGDGEADTKQMYDTYTVNGKSGESIKPLIIKEGEKSLLRVINAGYQIHRLKFPENVAKVIAFDAAKTIDKNNQVNVIEIAPGERVDIEIENKFTEPWYIEDVSETGNGDQSNVRIPIVIDEKVDFNKVYQDKSGKNLKADVDGTSIGSEVLLFDKTPKNPDVDYTMDLNMGMQMGEGMVFQINNEVYPDTPPIEVVEGDIVKVTLTNNGRLNHPMHLHGHRFQVVSKNSQLYDEPMVKDLINVEPGETYEIYFKADNKGEWLFHCHDNNHADRGMITVVDYQSVYSPFVN from the coding sequence ATGAGACAATTAATTGGTTCCATTATAATTGTATTACTATTATTGCTACTATATGGAGGATATCAGTGGTATCAAGGTGCAAATTTTTCAGATACTAAACCAGATTTACAAAATGGTGAGGTTAATATTGAAGAGCTATATGATTCTAATTTTGAAGATAGGAATGTGACAGAATATAATCTAAAAGCAGAACAAGTGAGCTGGGCTATTAATTCTGATACGACTATTGAAGCATGGACATATAACGGAACTGTTCCGGGTGAGCCATTACGAGTAAAAGAAGGTGATGTATTAAAAGTTAATTTGCAAAATGATTTAGATGTACCAGTTACGATTCATTGGCATGGTTTGATACTTCCTAATGTTATGGATGGTGTCCCAGATTTAACACAGGAAGCTGTACAACCCGGTGAAACTTTCACTTATGAGTTTATCGCAAATCATCCTGGAACGTATTGGTACCATTCTCACCAAGATAGTGCTTTGCAAGTGGACAAAGGCTTATATGGTTCATTAGTGATAGAAGAAAAGAAAAGCGAACGGAACAATGAAAATGAAGAAATTTTAATTTTAGATGAATGGTCAACCGATGGAGAACGTGAAAGTGTAACAAATATGCCAGGTATGATGATGGGAAGTATGAGTGGAGATGGTGAAGCAGATACGAAACAAATGTATGACACTTATACAGTAAATGGAAAGTCTGGCGAAAGTATAAAACCACTCATAATCAAAGAGGGAGAAAAATCTTTACTCAGAGTAATTAATGCAGGATATCAAATTCATCGATTGAAATTTCCTGAGAATGTTGCGAAGGTAATTGCCTTTGATGCTGCAAAAACGATAGATAAAAATAATCAAGTAAATGTTATAGAAATTGCTCCGGGTGAAAGAGTAGATATAGAAATTGAAAATAAATTTACAGAACCTTGGTATATTGAAGATGTTTCAGAAACAGGAAATGGAGATCAGTCAAATGTTAGAATTCCAATTGTAATAGATGAGAAGGTAGACTTTAATAAGGTTTATCAAGATAAATCGGGTAAGAATTTAAAAGCGGATGTTGATGGAACATCTATTGGTAGTGAGGTACTTCTTTTTGATAAAACTCCTAAAAATCCAGATGTCGATTATACGATGGATCTAAATATGGGAATGCAAATGGGGGAAGGAATGGTATTTCAAATTAACAATGAGGTATATCCTGATACGCCTCCAATCGAAGTAGTAGAGGGAGATATTGTGAAAGTTACGCTAACTAATAATGGTCGATTGAATCATCCTATGCATCTGCACGGACATCGTTTTCAAGTAGTGTCGAAGAATAGTCAATTGTATGATGAACCAATGGTGAAAGACCTTATCAATGTCGAACCAGGCGAAACATATGAGATTTATTTTAAAGCGGATAATAAAGGTGAGTGGTTATTTCACTGTCATGATAACAATCATGCTGATCGTGGAATGATAACCGTTGTGGACTATCAAAGCGTATATTCTCCATTTGTAAACTAA
- a CDS encoding class I SAM-dependent methyltransferase translates to MGKWFPSIYDLLMRPLEQTKFKKIRKTLVSQAVGRVLEIGSGTGVNFPHYLDVTRVDAIEPNPLMKERALKRTERARIPIQTYLVKAEKLPFADNTFDSVVATLVFCTIPEPMKALQEIQRVSKPNAKILFFEHVRLDQAFLRKTQDILTPLWKKVCDGCHLNRDTLELIKQSNLSVLKVDSYFNGILLSIKCLNE, encoded by the coding sequence ATGGGAAAATGGTTTCCATCTATTTATGATTTGTTAATGAGACCGCTTGAACAAACTAAGTTTAAGAAAATACGTAAAACATTGGTAAGTCAGGCAGTAGGAAGGGTGCTGGAGATTGGTTCAGGTACAGGAGTGAACTTTCCTCACTATCTGGATGTAACACGGGTAGATGCAATTGAACCGAACCCTTTGATGAAGGAACGAGCACTTAAAAGGACGGAGAGAGCACGTATCCCTATTCAAACCTATCTGGTCAAAGCGGAAAAGCTTCCGTTTGCGGATAATACATTTGATTCAGTTGTAGCCACGCTTGTTTTTTGTACCATTCCAGAACCGATGAAGGCTCTTCAAGAAATTCAACGAGTTAGTAAACCTAATGCGAAAATTTTATTTTTTGAGCATGTAAGATTAGATCAAGCATTCTTAAGAAAAACACAGGATATATTAACACCGTTATGGAAAAAAGTTTGTGACGGATGTCATTTGAACCGAGACACCTTAGAACTAATAAAACAGTCAAACTTGTCTGTTTTGAAAGTAGACTCCTATTTTAATGGGATCTTGTTGTCTATTAAATGTTTAAATGAATAA
- a CDS encoding cytochrome c biogenesis CcdA family protein: protein MSEINIFLAFGAGFLSFISPCVLPLYPVFLSYITGMSVSDIKEENKKINKKALLHTIFFLLGFSSIFIMIGFTTTFISEFLLTYQDLIRQIGAVVIIFFGLVIVGVLKFDFLMKDRKVTFKNRPGGFFGTFIIGMAFSLGWTPCTGPILAIVLSLAATNPDIGMVMMISYILGFSIPFLILSLFIGKLNWIKKHSIRLVKIGGYVMIFMGIALFFDWMTKLTAFLAGWFGFYGF, encoded by the coding sequence ATGTCTGAGATTAACATCTTTCTTGCTTTTGGCGCAGGTTTTTTATCATTTATTTCACCATGTGTATTACCTCTTTACCCAGTATTTTTATCTTATATAACTGGCATGAGTGTAAGTGATATAAAGGAAGAAAATAAGAAAATAAATAAAAAAGCACTTCTACATACGATTTTCTTCCTATTGGGCTTTTCAAGTATCTTTATTATGATTGGTTTTACTACAACATTTATATCTGAGTTCTTGTTAACATATCAGGACCTTATCAGGCAAATAGGAGCCGTCGTAATTATTTTCTTTGGTCTCGTCATTGTAGGAGTACTTAAATTTGATTTCTTGATGAAGGACAGAAAGGTTACATTTAAGAATCGTCCGGGTGGCTTTTTTGGTACATTTATTATTGGTATGGCCTTTTCTTTAGGCTGGACACCTTGTACAGGACCGATACTTGCTATTGTATTATCCTTGGCTGCAACAAATCCGGATATTGGCATGGTTATGATGATAAGTTATATATTGGGATTTTCTATTCCATTTCTTATACTATCACTTTTTATTGGCAAATTAAATTGGATTAAAAAACATAGTATCCGTCTCGTGAAAATTGGTGGTTATGTAATGATATTTATGGGAATCGCGCTCTTTTTTGACTGGATGACTAAACTTACTGCCTTTTTAGCAGGGTGGTTTGGTTTTTATGGCTTTTAA
- a CDS encoding response regulator transcription factor, with product MNKVLLIDDEKRMLDLLALYLKPHNYDCKKAFGAIEALTFIKEEVFDIVLLDIMMPEMNGWELCKKIRRITDVPIIMVTAREQKEDIVKGLKLGADDYITKPFNEEELVARMEALLRRRDKTNTIEIDGLLWDESRFELSYKNKPINLTPKEFLMIGHLMKNPNQVFEREKLIDLIWGFESETGGRTVDSHVRNIRDKIRQAGFPIDEYFVTVWGVGYKWIKSP from the coding sequence ATGAATAAAGTGCTGTTAATTGATGATGAGAAGCGAATGTTAGACTTATTGGCTTTATATCTAAAACCTCACAATTATGATTGCAAGAAAGCATTTGGAGCAATTGAAGCCCTAACCTTTATAAAAGAAGAAGTTTTTGACATCGTTTTACTTGATATTATGATGCCAGAAATGAATGGGTGGGAACTTTGCAAGAAAATTAGACGAATTACTGATGTACCTATTATTATGGTAACTGCCCGTGAGCAAAAAGAGGATATTGTTAAAGGATTGAAACTAGGTGCAGATGATTATATCACTAAACCTTTTAATGAAGAAGAACTAGTGGCTAGAATGGAAGCATTGTTACGTAGAAGGGATAAAACAAATACTATTGAAATAGACGGGTTGCTATGGGATGAATCCCGATTCGAGCTTTCCTATAAGAATAAACCAATTAATTTAACTCCAAAGGAATTCTTGATGATTGGACATTTAATGAAAAACCCTAATCAGGTATTTGAACGGGAAAAATTAATTGATTTAATTTGGGGATTTGAGTCGGAAACAGGGGGTAGAACAGTTGACTCTCATGTTAGAAATATAAGAGATAAGATTCGACAGGCCGGATTTCCAATTGACGAGTACTTCGTAACGGTTTGGGGTGTGGGGTATAAATGGATCAAATCACCTTAA
- a CDS encoding DUF1541 domain-containing protein, with amino-acid sequence MKKFIIILTFLLAFIVLAACRETEETNPENAKKSDSNIEEETGSESKEEMDGMDHSDMNMSGSSEVPEDLQKASNPTYPEGSQAIIKADHMEGMNGAEATIVGAYDTTVYTISYTPTNGGEKVTDHKWVIHEELEKPGADPLEAGEEAIVNADHMEGMSGATAEIDSATETTVYMVDFELTTSNEQVTNHKWVTEDELAPAE; translated from the coding sequence TTGAAAAAATTTATAATAATACTAACTTTTCTGTTAGCTTTCATTGTCTTAGCTGCTTGTAGGGAAACAGAAGAGACAAATCCAGAAAACGCTAAAAAATCAGATTCTAATATAGAAGAGGAAACAGGTTCTGAATCAAAGGAGGAAATGGATGGGATGGATCATTCTGATATGAACATGTCAGGATCTAGTGAAGTGCCAGAAGATCTACAAAAGGCTTCCAATCCAACATATCCTGAAGGTAGTCAAGCTATTATTAAAGCTGATCATATGGAAGGGATGAACGGTGCTGAAGCGACTATTGTTGGCGCATATGATACCACAGTATATACCATCTCATATACTCCTACTAATGGTGGTGAAAAAGTGACCGACCATAAATGGGTGATTCACGAAGAATTGGAGAAACCGGGCGCTGATCCGTTAGAAGCAGGAGAAGAGGCTATTGTGAACGCTGACCATATGGAAGGGATGAGTGGAGCAACTGCAGAAATTGATTCAGCAACAGAAACAACGGTATATATGGTTGATTTTGAACTAACAACTTCTAATGAGCAGGTTACGAACCATAAATGGGTTACCGAAGATGAACTTGCACCTGCCGAGTGA
- the copZ gene encoding copper chaperone CopZ — MGQKTLDVQGMTCGHCKMSVEGALNELDGVSAAEVNLKSGKVDVTFDESKVNVDAMKEAVEDQGYDVSA, encoded by the coding sequence ATGGGACAAAAAACTCTAGATGTCCAAGGCATGACATGCGGACATTGCAAAATGTCCGTTGAAGGTGCATTAAATGAATTAGATGGCGTATCAGCAGCTGAAGTTAACTTAAAATCTGGCAAAGTAGATGTTACTTTTGACGAATCAAAAGTAAATGTTGATGCCATGAAAGAAGCTGTTGAAGATCAAGGCTATGATGTTAGTGCCTAG
- a CDS encoding sensor histidine kinase codes for MFNKLSFKIGLLFFVFILVIESFLFLILYTNLANDRIEEVMDNLLARGNTHSDVLEDNFESPTLEHVGLMESASDYVVIITDATGNILINSDPIEEEMLDVMEHTDYEDMPNGGEIVEDRWTEKEYIVTDSPINIDGAHQGHVFMFAHTNTVKRIVDQLSDQFFVTGIITVLLTIITIFILSRFITLPLIKIKEATEHLSEGRNRIELSKERKDELGELANSITKLSQDLDRLRNERNEFLASISHELRTPLTYIKGYADIISRPDITDLDREEYIGIIREETEQLNVLIKNLFELAQMDQNQFDIKREKVVLGELIQSLADRIRPAYSEKNISFLVNCPNDTVAYVDSKRFQQVLLNILDNARKHSHAGSQVKLEVSETNQYVKISIIDNGEGIPKKDLPKIFDRLYRVEKSRSRKSGGTGLGLAIAKEIIESHGGSIEVQSELEKGTSVIIWLRRGSNE; via the coding sequence ATGTTTAATAAACTATCTTTTAAAATTGGATTATTATTTTTCGTTTTTATCTTAGTCATTGAGTCTTTTTTATTTTTAATACTATATACGAACTTGGCCAATGATCGAATCGAAGAAGTAATGGACAACTTATTAGCGCGTGGAAACACCCATAGTGATGTACTTGAAGATAATTTTGAAAGTCCAACATTAGAACATGTTGGACTAATGGAATCTGCCTCTGATTATGTAGTTATAATCACCGATGCAACTGGAAATATTCTTATTAATTCTGACCCTATTGAAGAAGAAATGCTAGATGTTATGGAGCATACTGATTATGAAGACATGCCAAATGGGGGAGAAATTGTTGAAGATCGATGGACCGAGAAGGAATATATTGTAACAGATAGTCCAATTAATATTGATGGAGCGCATCAAGGTCACGTCTTTATGTTTGCTCACACAAATACTGTTAAAAGAATTGTAGATCAATTAAGTGATCAATTTTTCGTTACGGGCATCATTACGGTACTTCTAACAATTATTACGATTTTTATATTGTCTAGGTTTATTACACTTCCATTAATTAAAATAAAAGAAGCAACTGAACATTTGAGTGAAGGCAGAAATAGGATTGAGTTATCTAAGGAACGAAAAGATGAACTAGGAGAGTTAGCAAATTCAATTACTAAACTATCGCAAGACTTGGATCGATTAAGAAATGAGAGAAATGAGTTTCTGGCAAGTATATCACATGAACTTAGAACACCATTAACCTATATAAAAGGGTATGCAGATATAATTAGCCGCCCCGATATTACAGATTTAGATAGAGAAGAGTATATTGGTATTATTCGTGAAGAGACAGAACAATTGAATGTGCTAATTAAGAACTTATTTGAATTAGCACAAATGGATCAAAATCAGTTTGATATCAAACGTGAGAAAGTTGTGTTGGGAGAGTTGATCCAATCGTTAGCAGATCGCATTAGACCAGCATACTCAGAGAAAAACATATCATTTTTAGTCAACTGCCCTAATGATACAGTTGCATATGTCGATTCAAAACGATTTCAACAAGTTTTGCTAAATATATTGGATAATGCGAGAAAACATTCGCATGCAGGTAGTCAAGTTAAATTAGAAGTAAGCGAAACGAATCAATATGTCAAAATTTCTATTATAGATAATGGAGAGGGTATTCCAAAGAAAGACCTTCCAAAAATATTTGATCGTTTGTACAGAGTTGAAAAATCAAGGTCACGGAAAAGCGGTGGCACCGGGTTAGGATTAGCGATCGCTAAAGAAATTATAGAATCACATGGTGGATCGATAGAAGTGCAAAGTGAATTGGAAAAGGGCACAAGTGTTATTATATGGTTAAGGAGAGGTAGTAATGAATAA
- a CDS encoding cytochrome c biogenesis CcdA family protein, protein MFDLFNQISGMLSRPIHELAYGFEHMPILFTFFLGVVGAVAPCQLTSNISAITIYGNKSLVDKVPWLHVLLFILGKIVVFSALGIIIWQLGQEVHSALSQMFPVLRKAIGPLLIIFGLFMIGLFQFNKSFGMIKIPNRLKDSYTGSFLLGVSFTLAFCPTMFVLFILTLMPVVMTTSYGVILPSIFGIGTSLPLLLVIFLIWYFGASGAILKKSRKIGAITQKIAGVLLLLIGIFDTLTYW, encoded by the coding sequence ATGTTTGATCTTTTTAATCAAATTAGCGGTATGTTAAGTAGACCAATTCACGAGCTGGCATATGGATTCGAACATATGCCGATACTATTCACTTTTTTCCTAGGTGTAGTTGGAGCAGTTGCCCCATGCCAGCTTACAAGTAATATTAGTGCAATTACTATTTATGGAAATAAATCACTAGTAGATAAGGTTCCCTGGTTACATGTACTCTTATTTATATTGGGGAAGATTGTCGTATTTTCTGCACTTGGGATCATTATTTGGCAATTGGGGCAGGAAGTTCACAGTGCTTTATCACAAATGTTTCCAGTCCTACGTAAAGCAATTGGTCCGTTACTTATTATATTTGGGTTGTTTATGATTGGGTTGTTTCAATTTAATAAATCATTTGGAATGATTAAGATTCCAAACAGGTTAAAAGATAGCTATACTGGAAGTTTTTTATTGGGAGTTAGTTTTACATTAGCCTTTTGTCCAACGATGTTTGTTTTATTTATATTAACATTAATGCCGGTTGTTATGACAACATCCTATGGTGTCATCCTTCCTTCCATATTTGGAATTGGCACATCCCTTCCACTTTTGCTTGTTATCTTTTTAATTTGGTATTTTGGAGCAAGTGGTGCTATTTTAAAGAAAAGCAGAAAGATTGGTGCGATTACCCAAAAGATAGCTGGGGTATTACTCCTTCTTATTGGTATTTTTGATACATTAACCTATTGGTAG